In the genome of bacterium, the window TTAGGTGGGACATCATGGGTCACCACGCTGCCGGCGCCCACCAGGGCATTCTCTCCAATGGTAATGCCGCAGAGCAAGGTGGCGCTTGAACCAATCGATGCGCCTTTCTTGACCAGCGTAGGCGAACAAACCCAGTCTTTCTCGGACTGCAGGACTCCACTGCTATTGGTGGAGCGGGGCAGCCGGTCATTAATAAACGTGACATTATGTCCGATGAAGACGTTGTCTTCGATGGTCACTCCTTCGCACACAAACGTATGACTCGAAATCTTGCAGGCTTTCCCGATGCGG includes:
- a CDS encoding acyltransferase, producing the protein MKDKSESRAEPAPLRCIAPDVKLGKDVLIRNFTNLYGCEIGDGSRIGAFVEIQKGVRIGKACKISSHTFVCEGVTIEDNVFIGHNVTFINDRLPRSTNSSGVLQSEKDWVCSPTLVKKGASIGSSATLLCGITIGENALVGAGSVVTHDVPPNTIVAGNPAHILKQMEA